Within Candidatus Gracilibacteria bacterium, the genomic segment GAGTTTGCTTCCTTCAGGAGCATTATCCCCAGCACTTTCATGGGCGATACGCTGAATATTTACTACTTTTTTATTATCGAGTATATCGATCGTGTCTGCTTTCGTGCTAAAACCAGTACGAAGTCGGATATTATCTCATTTGAGCTTATATGACTTCGTTTCATCCAGAGTGCCCGCTTCAAAAGTATTATCAATATATTCTTGTTTGTATCCTCCACGGAGCTTATCAGAGCGAGCAATCCATCACACAGTATCGTTTGATAATGTGACTTGTATATACTCACGTGGTCCATCTTTCACGGAAGCTACATCACCATCTTGGTCAAGAATAGGCGTAACTATATCACCTGGTTGGAGCATAATCGCCTTCTTCTTATCTTCTGTGAGAAGTGGCTTTGCGGATTTCTTTGGTCCGCTTCGTACGATGAGGTTGCTTGCGTTGATACGGATACGTTGCTTTGTATCAAGATCCGTGTCTTCTCTATCAATGAGCTGAATTTTTTCGTATGCTTCTTGTTCGGCACCTTCAGAATCTTTTTTATTTTTTTGTTCATTTGTTTTATTTCATTCTTTTTCTTTCTGGATACCTTCTGATTGACCCAGCTCTTGTGCCTTTTCTTGGGCTTTCCCTATCAATGGTTTGATAGAGTTGACCTTTTTTTGGAAAGCTTGTTTTGCTTTTTTGAGAGATACTTGGAGTGTTTTCGTTTGATCAGTTAGATCTTTCACTCTTGTATCAATAGTACTTTTAAATCTATCCTGCTCACCTTTGTTTGTAGTATGAATGGTTTGGCTTTCTTGTTTGATAGTAATAATTGTTTCTTTAAATGTCCTCAACCCTGTATTGAGTCAGTTAACCAAGGATTCAACATCTGTCTGGAAAAACACTAGGTCATTTTGTACTTCCGGAGCTGTTTTAAATGGATTATCTGAGAATACTGTCATTAGATTTTTACAGAGTAATGTGAGCTCTTGTGAAATAGCGTTTGAAGATGAAAGTGTTCCTATTTTTTCTTTCAATCATTTTGTATAGGCAACAATTTTTCATTCATCCAGAGAAGTGTCTTGAAAAATACTTTGTATAAGTGCGATAGCATTATTTTGTGCATCTATTTCTTTTTCAGCTGTGGAAATATATGTTTCAAGATCTTTTGTCAGATCTCAATTTGATGTATCCACAATATTTTTTGCTCCTTTCCATGCTTCCAGTGCACCTGCATTCTTTCCGAGTGCTGTATGGGCCTCTCAGAGCGCTCTATATTCTGCACTATTTGTGAGATTTTTTAATGCCTTAGCAGATTCTTTTGAGGCATTTTCGAGTTCGACACGTAGTGATCATATCTTCTTGCTCGTTGCCTCTATCTCTTTTTCTAAATTACTCAATGTTTTATCGAGTTCCTCAGATGTATGAGAGTGGAGACCGAGAAGTTGAGTATGGAGCTCTCTGAGCATATTCAGACGAACATAAGGCATTATATCATCCATATCGTGCAGAGTAATCATTTCTCATATATTGATTCTCATCCTACTATATGGTTCTTCGAGTTTTGCTATTTTTCAATCAATCATTCCTTTCATGTTATTTTTGAGTAACTCCTTTGGAATATTATTGTCATAGCCATCTATTATACCATTAAGTTCTTGTAATATTTTATCACGTTCTTGATTTTTATACTCAAGAGCTTTGGGGCTATGAGCGACTGATTCCGGTGTTTGTGCTCGCATATATATTTGGTTAAAAATACGACCTTTGTATTCTGCCACACTTTTTTTTGAATTGCAAGAATTATGGGGGAAATAATAGAAAATGTCTTGTTTGGATTTTATGGTGAATTGAGTATAATCCTTCTATGACTTCCTCGACCGCCTCTCATACTGATCTGGACGCCATACTACGCGATATCATCCATCGCTATGAGATGTATGGAGAGGAGGGGAAAGTGGATCAGATTCTGGCTGCCTATGAGTATGCCCAGAAGGCGCATACAGGTATCCTGAGAAAATCCGGAGACCCCTATATCGTACATCCTCTTTCTGCGACGCAAGAATTGATGATTCTTCAGCCGGATAGTACGACGATTATTGCGACACTTTTGCATGATACTGTTTCACATTGACATGCGAGTTATGAAGAAATCCAAAAACATTTTTGATCCGAAGTTCGAGCTATCGTAGAGCGTCTCGATACCATGAGCCACATCCGATACCGATGAGGAGCATCAAATGTAGATCGTACACAAAAGATGCTTTTTTCTGTAGCAGAGGATATTCGTACGTTGTTTGTCAAGATGGCTGAACGTATTCATAATCTTCGAACAATCCAGTATCATGAAGATCAGGAGAAATCAAAACAGATCGCAGAAGAATCGCTCTTTATCTATGCTCCTATAGCAGCCCGTCTTGGTCTCTATAGTTTCAAGGACACTCTTGAGACGCTTTCTTTTCGAGCACTGGATCTTGACTCGTATCTCCGTATCACGTGAGAGCTTGCTCACTATACACTGGAACAAGAGGAATTTCTCACACAATCTATCCAGAAACTGAAATCACTTTTGCCACCAGAATATCACCAGGGAATTAGCTATCGTATCAAAAAACCGTATTCCATTTATCGTAAAATGCAGGAGCGATCCTCTGAAAGCGTTTTTGATATGTATGATATCTTCGCGATTCGTATTATCGCTGAAAATATCACGGATTGTTATGCGGTTTTAGGGCATATTCATGGGTCATTCTCTCCAGTCCCTGGTCGATTTAAGGATTTTATAGCGGTGCCAAAATTAAATGGATATAAGAGTCTTCATACCACAGTTTTATGACTTGCAAGCAATAATAATCAACCTATCGAGATACAAATACGTACCAAAGAGATGGATTACCATGCTGAGAACGGTATTGCAGCCCATGTTCTCTATAAACAATTTGGTGATAGTACTCATAAAAAACAAGAGTTACAAAATGTGCTGTCAGTTCTTGCTGATGGACTGATGGAACCTTCTCAAACACTGGGGAAAAAAATACATCCGACTATTTTTGTCCTCACACCACAGGGGGATATACGGGAACTTCCACAAGGAGCGACCCCAGTTGATTTTGCCTATTCTGTCCACTCAGATATCGGATATCATATGACAGGAGCTCGCATCAATGGACGTATTGTCACGCTCGATACAAAACTCCGAAATGGTGATATGGTAGATATTATCACACATACGAATGCTCATCCATCGGCACAGTGGCTTGATTTTGTTATTTCTTCGAAAGCTCGAACCGAAATAGGCGTGGAAATAAAAAAACTCTCTGGGGATAGAGAAAGAGGAGTACAGAAGGGGAGAGAAATACTGATACATGCCTTTTTAGAGAAAGGTATCGCTTTGGATCCAGAGTGCAAGGACCTTAAAAAATATGTCGATTTTACGTTGGATATAAAAAAACTCGAAGAAATGCTCTACCAGATTGGACAATGAATTCGCAAACCATCTTCGTTTTTTCCTCACACAAAACTCCAAAAGACTCCTCATACATTTTCCCACAAAAACTCCAATGAGCCACATATGATAATTATCGGAGGAGAAAAAAAGGTACCTCATGTATTGGCACAGTGTTGTGGTCCACAGTTTCCTGATGAGATAGTAGCGGTGATGCGAAGTGGCGGGAAATGTATGGTACATGCGAGTAATTGTAAATCACTCAACCGAGTAAATCCAGCCCGTCTACTGCCTGCGTATTGGTCTGCACATGATACAGGCATTATCGTATCTCTAACTCTCGTAGCATACGATAGACCGGGGCTGATAGCAGATATCACACAGGCATTTTACCAAGCAGGGGTCAATATCGTCGAAATGCATACGAATGATCTCGAAAAAGGGATGTGTGAGATAGCGACTCGTATCGGTATCCCAAGCGATGAATGAGATTTTTTAGAACGACTCAAAGCACGCATTCATCTGAGTATTCCTGATATTCGAGAGTTTCGGTAAAAAATAATACAAGTTTCGTTCGTTTTGTTGGTTGAGAGAAATAGCGAAAAACTTTTGACAGTTCCTTTCTTTTTTCTATAATCCGCTTATCTTTACATTTCCCCCCTTACTATGGCTCGTTTTTACGCTACAAAAAAAGAAGGAGAATCCAGCGACAAAATGCTGGTACGATTCAAGAAACTTCTCTTCGGATCACGAATGATCAATACACTTCGTGCGACTCGATATAATTTTAAACAAGATACTAAACGCAAGACCCGTGAGAAAGCGATTATTTGTTCCAAGTATCGCGAACTCACTGATGAGCTCTCGTAGCTATCATTATGTTCATTTTTAGCATCTCACATATATCCCTCAGAAATGGGGGATTTCTCTTGTGCAAAATAGAAAATAGCTATAATGGAAACATAATAATTTCTTTATGATTCTCTTCTGAACTGTCTGTTTGGTCCTCGGTATAGCGATTCTTTTTAATCCTGCTATTCTCGGGTTTATTGTGTGATTTTTCCTCCTCGTATTGGGGTCATGGATTATCCTCGGTTGGTACAAGGTTAACCGTGTACTCGAGAAAAAGTTCTCCGTTTGAAAGTATAATATTGTGTTTGAAAAGAGAGATCAGCATAAAAAATAATCACCCATGTCTTTTCTTTTTATCATACTCTCTGTGTGATTTTCGCTCTTTCTCTGGATGTACCTCTTGACCTATTTTATGTCACTTGGCGCTCAGCGGGATTTTTTTGCACGTGCTCGATCGGCACTTTTAAGAGGCATAGGTATCGCTGGAGTGCTCCTCGTCATAAATACATATTTTTCAGATATCCTCGGGTATAATCAATGGTTCCTCATTCCGTGCATTTTTTTTCTCGGAGCGTTGCCGATTATTTGGCGCCGATGGTGATCTCTTTCGCTGATACCTTTCGTCTTCTCCATACTTCTTTGGGTAGCTTTTTATGTTGGAGTATTAAACAATAATGCACCTTTTTTCTCGGAGACACTCCAGACACCTTTTTATGAGGAACTAGGGAAGTGGTTCCAATCACTTGTGTATATCTACCCAGCAGTGATGAGCCCTTTTGTGGCTATCGGATTTTGATTTATCGAAAATATCGCCTATTTTACACATGATTTTACAGTCTCACAATTTATCGGTCGGACACTTTTTTCTGTGCCTATGCATATCTTTGTGGGATTTTTCTGATTTTGGTGCCTTTTTACGATTCGTCCGGTATGGCTGGGGATGACGGTGGGCATTCTCTCCGCGATTTCTCTTCACACGCTCTATAATTGGTCACTCAGTATTTCGATGATTTTCGCCATGGCTATCATGATGGCAGGATATATATTTTATGGCTGGAGTATCGAGAATGGCTGGTGGAAGAAAGGGGTGAAGAGATAAAAAATACAGAATACATCCGCCGCGGCTGACAAAGTACACAATGAAGGAATTATTGGTTCGAACAACCTAAACTTAAGAAACCTAGTAAACTTAAGCACCTAAGTACCCACATACTTACGCACTTATTTGAACCCATAAACTGGCTGCATATTTTCTTGCATTTCTCTTATTTCCATTATACTAACCTCGTTTTCCAAAATTGGTGCTATTTTTTGTGGCGGACGTAGCTCAGTTGGTAGAGCCCTAGACTGTGAATCTAGTTGTCGCGGGTTCAATCCCCGTCGTTCGCCCCATATTCCAGAGTACTAAGTCGTTAGACTTTAGTATTTAGAACGCTACAGATCATATACCTTGGTATGTTTTGTCGCTTTTATTTCTCACAAGGAAGCCAAAAGAAGACAATTAGTAGTGAGTATTAAGTAGTGAGTATTTAGACTTATCCAGGCCTAACGACTAACATCTAATGACTAACATCTAAAGCATCTTCACTTATTTCTTAACCCCCTTTCGGCTATGTCAGATTTTTTAACCCTCTTGGCACAAGAGCCAAAAGTAGCACCCCTTAAAAAAGGTGAGATCGTCAAATGTACGATCGTATTTATCGGAAGAAAACTCTTCCTCGTCGATGTAAAAAACCAATTCACGGGCATCATCTCTGGTGCCGATCTTCTCTCATCGGTTATGGATGTCCGTACTCTCAAGGTAGGAGATGAAGTAGCAGCTATGTACCGTGG encodes:
- a CDS encoding LysM peptidoglycan-binding domain-containing protein, which gives rise to MAEYKGRIFNQIYMRAQTPESVAHSPKALEYKNQERDKILQELNGIIDGYDNNIPKELLKNNMKGMIDGKIAKLEEPYSRMRINIGEMITLHDMDDIMPYVRLNMLRELHTQLLGLHSHTSEELDKTLSNLEKEIEATSKKIGSLRVELENASKESAKALKNLTNSAEYRALGEAHTALGKNAGALEAWKGAKNIVDTSNGDLTKDLETYISTAEKEIDAQNNAIALIQSIFQDTSLDEGKIVAYTKGLKEKIGTLSSSNAISQELTLLCKNLMTVFSDNPFKTAPEVQNDLVFFQTDVESLVNGLNTGLRTFKETIITIKQESQTIHTTNKGEQDRFKSTIDTRVKDLTDQTKTLQVSLKKAKQAFQKKVNSIKPLIGKAQEKAQELGQSEGIQKEKEGNKTNEQKNKKDSEGAEQEAYEKIQLIDREDTDLDTKQRIRINASNLIVRSGPKKSAKPLLTEDKKKAIMLQPGDIVTPILDQDGDVASVKDGPREYIQVTLSNDTVGWIARSDKLRGGYKQEYIDNTFEAGTLDETKSYKLKGDNIRLRTGFSTKADTIDILDNKKVVNIQRIAHESAGDNAPEGSKLQWAQVRVTYKDGKIQKGYIAEQFLEEKAENNASNNTEKSGEPEVRIKITLDKVMSFGELATELDTTIERLNELNGLNHSSGDIFNQGSEFYIPKNTTLSKRNTNIGIPEAAKPAEKPMTPKSQKNPIRIPNIPKGANNTSTPSPKTTEIPTPAPAPKEGAKPTESKDKPHVIVPGDTYENVASQYNITEDDLRRANDNMVMRAGKIMRIPAQTTEKPTAPAKPEAKEADETPAEQTYTVQKGDNLTKIAQEHHVVVEDLKKANAKLLAKRINDQINVGDKLIIPPSKTDESEPEGDDVPKTPVPTPESAPAPAPAPKDKTTPE
- a CDS encoding RelA/SpoT family protein — encoded protein: MTSSTASHTDLDAILRDIIHRYEMYGEEGKVDQILAAYEYAQKAHTGILRKSGDPYIVHPLSATQELMILQPDSTTIIATLLHDTVSHGHASYEEIQKHFGSEVRAIVERLDTMSHIRYRGGASNVDRTQKMLFSVAEDIRTLFVKMAERIHNLRTIQYHEDQEKSKQIAEESLFIYAPIAARLGLYSFKDTLETLSFRALDLDSYLRITGELAHYTLEQEEFLTQSIQKLKSLLPPEYHQGISYRIKKPYSIYRKMQERSSESVFDMYDIFAIRIIAENITDCYAVLGHIHGSFSPVPGRFKDFIAVPKLNGYKSLHTTVLGLASNNNQPIEIQIRTKEMDYHAENGIAAHVLYKQFGDSTHKKQELQNVLSVLADGLMEPSQTLGKKIHPTIFVLTPQGDIRELPQGATPVDFAYSVHSDIGYHMTGARINGRIVTLDTKLRNGDMVDIITHTNAHPSAQWLDFVISSKARTEIGVEIKKLSGDRERGVQKGREILIHAFLEKGIALDPECKDLKKYVDFTLDIKKLEEMLYQIGQGIRKPSSFFPHTKLQKTPHTFSHKNSNEPHMIIIGGEKKVPHVLAQCCGPQFPDEIVAVMRSGGKCMVHASNCKSLNRVNPARLLPAYWSAHDTGIIVSLTLVAYDRPGLIADITQAFYQAGVNIVEMHTNDLEKGMCEIATRIGIPSDEGDFLERLKARIHLSIPDIREFR
- a CDS encoding PrsW family glutamic-type intramembrane protease — its product is MSFLFIILSVGFSLFLWMYLLTYFMSLGAQRDFFARARSALLRGIGIAGVLLVINTYFSDILGYNQWFLIPCIFFLGALPIIWRRWGSLSLIPFVFSILLWVAFYVGVLNNNAPFFSETLQTPFYEELGKWFQSLVYIYPAVMSPFVAIGFGFIENIAYFTHDFTVSQFIGRTLFSVPMHIFVGFFGFWCLFTIRPVWLGMTVGILSAISLHTLYNWSLSISMIFAMAIMMAGYIFYGWSIENGWWKKGVKR